A genomic region of Pyrus communis chromosome 14, drPyrComm1.1, whole genome shotgun sequence contains the following coding sequences:
- the LOC137715213 gene encoding uncharacterized protein: MADDRDELSDYTSEDEGTEDYKKGGYHAVSIGDSFKNGCYVVQSKLGWGHFSTVWLAWDTKSSRYVALKIQKSSRYYTEAAMDEIKILKQIAEGDPGNKKCVVKLLDHFKHSGPNGQHVCLVFEYLGDNLLTLIKYNDYRGAPLHMVKEICFHILVGLDYLHSQLSIIHTDLKPENVLLSSMIDPSKDPRKSGAPLILPTSKDKNVPVSGASKDIKKLNGDLTKNQKKKIRKKAKKATQGCEGREISKDMEADSTTVDVEDSINEVQSNGVSVQEQVKDSGVSNESVKGEEKEETQEAKASRSARQKLFTEADLKCKLVDFGNACWTYKQFTSDIQTRQYRCPEVILGAKYSTPADLWSFACVCFELATGDVLFDPHSGDNYDRDEDHLALMMELLGTIPRKTALGGKYSRDFFNRYGDLKHIRRLRFWPLNKVLTEKYAFSEQDANDMAEFLVPILDFVPEKRPTAAQCLSHSWFSAGPRLLEPSVAGVQPQASNGSISKKVEKDEREAMEVGMGNIAIDESSKPVKESQSALNSSQQA, translated from the exons ATGGCGGATGACCGGGACGAGCTCAGCGATTACACATCGGAAGACGAAGGCACCGAGGATTACAAGAAGGGAGGCTACCACGCCGTCTCTATTGGGGACTCCTTCAAGAATGGCTGCTATGTGGTGCAGAGCAAGCTCGGGTGGGGCCACTTCTCCACCGTCTGGCTTGCGTGGGACACAAAGAGCTCG CGTTATGTAGCTTTGAAGATTCAAAAGAGTTCTCGTTATTACACTGAAGCTGCGATGGACGAAATAAAGATTCTCAAACAGATTGCCGAGGGAGACCCTGGCAATAAGAAGTGTGTTGTGAAGCTTTTGGATCACTTCAAGCATTCAGGCCCAAATGGACAGCACGTCTGTTTGGTTTTTGAGTACCTGGGGGATAACCTCCTGACCCTTATTAAGTATAATGACTACCGAGGGGCTCCACTGCACATGGTCAAAGAAATTTGTTTCCATATATTAGTGGGTTTGGATTATTTACATAGTCAACTTTCAATAATACACACTGATCTAAAGCCAGAGAATGTTTTGCTTTCGTCAATGATTGATCCATCTAAAGATCCTAGGAAATCAGGTGCTCCTCTCATCCTTCCAACCAGCAAAGATAAAAATGTGCCTGTCTCTGGGGCTTCTAAAGACATTAAGAAGTTAAACGGAGATCTCACCAAAAACCAGAAAAAGAAGATCCGTAAAAAGGCTAAGAAGGCAACTCAAGGTTGTGAAGGAAGGGAAATTTCGAAGGATATGGAGGCAGATTCCACAACAGTTGATGTGGAAGATTCTATTAATGAAGTACAATCAAATGGGGTTTCTGTTCAAGAACAAGTGAAGGATTCTGGGGTTAGTAATGAATCAGTAAAGggtgaagaaaaggaagaaactcaagaaGCAAAAGCAAGCCGTTCTGCAAGGCAGAAGTTATTCACAGAAGCTGACCTTAAATGCaaattggttgattttggaAATGCTTGTTGGACATATAAGCAGTTTACTAGTGATATTCAGACAAGGCAGTACAGATGTCCAGAAGTTATTCTTGGAGCGAAATACTCAACTCCAGCAGATTTATGGTCCTTTGCTTGTGTTTGTTTTGAGCTAGCCACTGGTGACGTTCTTTTTGATCCACACAGCGGTGACAATTATGATCGGGATGAG GATCACCTGGCACTGATGATGGAACTTCTTGGAACAATTCCCCGTAAG ACTGCATTAGGTGGCAAGTATTCCCGGGACTTCTTTAACCGGTATGGGGATTTGAAGCATATTCGACGTTTGCGTTTCTGGCCTCTTAATAAGGTGCTAACAGAGAAGTATGCATTCAGCGAGCAAGATGCAAATGACATGGCAGAGTTTCTAGTTCCCATACTTGATTTTGTGCCTGAAAAGAGGCCAACAGCTGCACAATGCCTCAGTCATTCATGGTTCAGTGCAGGTCCTCGACTCCTTGAGCCCTCCGTGGCTGGTGTGCAACCTCAGGCGTCCAACGGGAGTATTTCTAAGAAGGTGGAGAAGGATGAGAGGGAAGCAATGGAGGTGGGAATGGGGAATATAGCCATAGATGAATCTTCAAAACCTGTTAAAGAATCCCAAAGTGCACTAAATTCATCACAACAGGCATGA